Proteins from a genomic interval of Candidatus Nomurabacteria bacterium:
- a CDS encoding alpha/beta hydrolase codes for MDIERAVILHGKPSPVRLGLPGYDPSRANWLGWLADTLKNNGVEAFSLKPKTLLKPDYSDWLRQINGVCHGKGLQRTAMIAHSLGCAAYLRWLSSQRSVGLGSLVLVAPWLGRRVEDGSFSKFSIDKTLGQRVADIVIVNSKDDLGGGVPEAIDEIRAALPQAELVNLNGLGHFVTNNNMDPDYPLGNGLYGSTFPELMRILEDI; via the coding sequence ATGGATATCGAAAGAGCAGTCATATTACATGGTAAGCCTAGTCCAGTAAGATTAGGCTTACCTGGTTATGATCCGAGCAGAGCAAACTGGCTAGGTTGGCTTGCAGATACTTTAAAAAACAATGGAGTTGAAGCTTTTTCTCTCAAACCAAAAACTTTATTGAAGCCTGACTATAGTGATTGGTTAAGACAAATAAACGGTGTTTGTCATGGCAAAGGTCTTCAGAGAACTGCAATGATTGCCCATAGTTTGGGATGCGCAGCATACTTAAGATGGTTAAGTTCGCAGCGGAGTGTAGGTCTTGGTAGTTTAGTGCTGGTCGCGCCTTGGCTCGGTAGAAGAGTTGAGGATGGTAGTTTCTCTAAATTTTCTATAGATAAAACTCTTGGTCAAAGAGTGGCAGACATTGTAATAGTTAACTCTAAAGATGATTTGGGCGGTGGGGTACCTGAAGCTATAGACGAGATAAGGGCTGCCTTACCTCAAGCCGAGTTAGTAAACTTAAATGGATTAGGCCATTTTGTAACAAACAATAATATGGATCCTGATTATCCATTAGGAAATGGACTATATGGATCAACATTCCCTGAGCTAATGAGAATATTGGAAGATATATAA
- a CDS encoding translation initiation factor IF-2 — translation MSEDNTKRREIEIAGNITVGELAELLELPVTRLIGELFKNGIAATINQRIDVDTAQIIIDELQLSVVIVAPKEEKKVLKEKESAEEKIDESSGDWRLRPPVVAIMGHVDHGKTTLLDKILGLKVAEGEAGGITQHIASYQAKHKDRLMTFLDTPGHEAFSALRQHGAALTDIAVIVVAADDGVKPQTSEAIRFAKEEGVKLIVAITKIDKPDADLSKVKQDLVNAGLTPEEWGGDTVVVELSAKTGEGVDALLDMIFLVSDVEELKADYSEGARGLVIETHMAKGVGPLVKVLITKGSLSQGDSIVIGSSYGKARILKDWKGEDIKNAGPTTPVQISGLKSLPDFGETLYSAKNDKEARKAAENATQATKSLSMNSEELLRVMSHRNELSVMPVIVKADVAGSLKSVIDSIQLVATGEVEAKVIGSGVGDVTESDLMLASSSRATIYCFHVNAPQEIKRMAQNNGVKIKEYKIIYELIDDVKSNLSDLLEPEIKDTPMGRLLVKGVFRTTDEEVVCGGEVTKGSIQAGYRTKIYRGEEEVADVEITSVQQKNQEVKEVQTGTMCGLKLKVEDGKLKVLEEDRLEVYKREVIEKTL, via the coding sequence ATGAGTGAAGACAATACAAAAAGAAGAGAGATAGAAATTGCTGGCAACATTACTGTAGGTGAACTTGCTGAGCTTTTAGAATTACCAGTTACAAGGCTGATTGGTGAGTTGTTTAAAAATGGGATAGCAGCTACTATAAATCAAAGAATTGATGTTGATACAGCTCAGATTATTATAGATGAGCTTCAACTCAGCGTAGTAATAGTTGCTCCAAAAGAAGAGAAAAAAGTACTTAAAGAAAAAGAAAGTGCTGAAGAGAAAATAGACGAAAGCTCTGGTGACTGGCGGTTGCGACCTCCAGTAGTTGCTATTATGGGTCATGTTGATCATGGTAAAACAACTTTGCTAGATAAGATCTTAGGTTTAAAAGTAGCGGAAGGCGAAGCTGGTGGGATTACTCAGCACATTGCATCCTATCAGGCAAAACACAAAGATCGATTGATGACATTTTTAGACACTCCAGGTCACGAGGCGTTTAGTGCTCTAAGGCAGCATGGAGCAGCTTTAACTGATATCGCAGTTATTGTGGTTGCAGCAGATGACGGGGTAAAACCTCAAACATCTGAAGCAATAAGATTTGCTAAAGAAGAAGGTGTAAAGTTAATTGTTGCGATTACTAAGATCGATAAACCAGATGCTGATTTATCAAAAGTAAAACAAGATTTAGTGAATGCTGGATTGACTCCTGAAGAATGGGGAGGGGATACTGTTGTTGTCGAGCTTTCTGCAAAAACAGGTGAAGGAGTTGATGCTCTTTTAGATATGATTTTTTTAGTCTCTGATGTAGAGGAGTTAAAAGCAGATTACTCCGAAGGAGCTCGAGGTTTGGTGATTGAAACTCATATGGCAAAAGGAGTCGGACCGCTAGTAAAAGTTTTAATTACTAAGGGTAGCTTAAGTCAGGGAGACAGTATTGTTATTGGATCAAGTTATGGTAAAGCAAGAATCTTAAAAGATTGGAAAGGTGAAGATATTAAGAATGCTGGACCAACTACTCCAGTGCAAATTAGTGGCCTAAAGTCTTTACCTGATTTTGGGGAGACTTTATATTCTGCAAAGAATGATAAAGAGGCAAGAAAAGCCGCTGAAAATGCTACTCAAGCAACAAAATCTTTAAGTATGAATAGCGAAGAGTTGCTTCGGGTAATGAGCCACAGAAATGAGCTTTCTGTAATGCCAGTTATTGTAAAAGCTGATGTGGCAGGATCACTTAAGTCGGTAATTGACAGTATTCAGTTGGTAGCAACTGGAGAGGTTGAAGCTAAGGTAATTGGCTCAGGGGTTGGTGATGTAACGGAAAGTGACTTAATGCTAGCTTCTTCGAGCAGAGCTACTATCTACTGTTTCCATGTAAATGCTCCTCAAGAGATTAAAAGAATGGCTCAAAATAATGGAGTAAAAATAAAAGAATACAAGATTATTTATGAGCTAATTGATGATGTTAAGTCTAATTTGAGTGATTTGCTCGAGCCGGAGATTAAAGATACACCGATGGGACGTCTTTTAGTAAAAGGCGTGTTTAGAACTACTGACGAGGAAGTTGTGTGTGGGGGTGAGGTAACAAAAGGAAGTATTCAGGCAGGTTATAGAACAAAAATCTATAGAGGTGAAGAAGAGGTCGCAGATGTTGAGATAACTTCTGTACAGCAAAAGAACCAAGAAGTTAAAGAAGTCCAAACTGGGACAATGTGTGGGCTTAAACTTAAAGTAGAAGATGGTAAGTTAAAAGTTCTTGAAGAAGATAGGCTTGAAGTTTATAAGAGAGAAGTAATAGAGAAGACACTATAA
- a CDS encoding methionyl-tRNA formyltransferase, translating to MPKNIVFFGNERLASACTTRLPILNALLDSEYIIKLILISEKGTKSRNKRELEVKNFAKKNNIELFIPKDLDDLVKKLFEVNAEVGVLAAYGKIIPQEVIDIFPEGIINLHPSLLPKYRGPTPIESAILNGDHETGVSIMALESGMDSGPIYIQTKLKLNGSESKQNLADTLGELGAQKIIKVLKEEPTPKPQTGEPIICSLIKKEDSILDLSRPTETLEREIRAYLGWPGSKLTLNLKDNKELEITITEAEVTREDDKSPLTFKTSKDYLKVTKLKLPGKPEMTTKDFLNGYRNILGV from the coding sequence ATGCCAAAAAACATTGTATTCTTCGGAAATGAACGCTTAGCTAGCGCTTGCACTACTCGACTGCCAATTCTTAATGCACTTTTAGATTCAGAGTATATTATCAAACTAATATTAATAAGCGAAAAAGGTACAAAATCACGTAATAAAAGAGAGTTAGAGGTTAAAAACTTTGCCAAAAAAAACAATATTGAATTATTTATTCCAAAAGACCTAGATGATCTTGTGAAAAAACTATTCGAGGTTAATGCCGAAGTTGGAGTTCTCGCTGCATATGGCAAAATTATCCCCCAAGAAGTTATAGACATATTCCCTGAAGGCATAATTAACCTCCATCCTTCACTACTGCCTAAATATCGAGGACCAACTCCTATCGAATCAGCCATATTAAACGGAGATCACGAAACTGGAGTCTCAATAATGGCGCTTGAGAGCGGTATGGACTCTGGACCAATCTACATCCAAACTAAACTAAAACTTAATGGATCAGAATCAAAACAAAATTTAGCTGATACACTTGGTGAGCTAGGTGCTCAAAAAATAATTAAAGTATTAAAAGAAGAGCCTACACCAAAACCGCAAACCGGAGAGCCAATAATCTGCTCTCTAATAAAAAAAGAAGACTCCATATTAGATTTATCCAGACCAACAGAAACTCTAGAGCGAGAGATCAGAGCTTATCTCGGGTGGCCAGGATCTAAATTAACACTAAACTTAAAAGATAATAAAGAGCTCGAAATAACAATTACCGAAGCAGAGGTAACAAGAGAAGACGACAAATCACCCCTTACATTTAAAACTTCAAAGGATTATTTAAAAGTCACAAAACTTAAGCTTCCAGGCAAACCTGAAATGACCACAAAAGACTTCTTAAACGGCTATAGAAACATACTAGGAGTTTAG